A single window of Sphingobacterium sp. ML3W DNA harbors:
- a CDS encoding DUF3408 domain-containing protein, which translates to MKKDKKKRNVVVTGSRCSVTTNTTKVTYEKAFMQMNKMQKRGNKSIYLSPEHHERLTRIVQIIGDDKIPLFAYLNNILEYHFKVFEDMITKEFNEKYKGLF; encoded by the coding sequence ATGAAGAAAGATAAAAAGAAAAGGAATGTAGTTGTAACTGGCAGCAGGTGCAGTGTAACAACTAATACCACAAAAGTAACCTATGAAAAAGCATTTATGCAAATGAATAAAATGCAGAAAAGAGGCAATAAAAGTATATACCTAAGCCCTGAACATCATGAACGTTTAACCCGCATCGTTCAGATTATAGGCGATGATAAAATACCCTTGTTCGCCTATCTCAATAATATTCTGGAATATCATTTTAAAGTATTTGAAGATATGATTACAAAGGAGTTCAACGAAAAATACAAGGGCTTATTTTAA
- a CDS encoding conjugal transfer protein TraO: protein MKKYIYTMMLILMGITLAQAQRMLPKQKGLEVNTGILSADRIGDDYYINIGMTVNGKNGNYQLWALEYTQQFHNYKELSIPVETYTAEGGYSFFLLGDARKNITLNAAITGVFGYESINRGEAMLYDGAKILNEDHFIYGAGGRLSFEMYLSDRFVLLLQGRTKVFWGTDLQQFRPSAGVGLRFNF, encoded by the coding sequence ATGAAAAAGTATATCTATACAATGATGCTTATTTTAATGGGCATCACATTGGCACAGGCACAACGGATGCTACCTAAACAGAAAGGATTGGAAGTAAATACGGGTATATTATCCGCTGATAGAATTGGTGACGATTATTACATCAATATCGGAATGACGGTAAATGGTAAGAATGGCAATTACCAACTTTGGGCTTTGGAATACACACAGCAATTCCACAACTATAAAGAATTAAGCATACCAGTTGAAACTTACACCGCAGAGGGTGGCTACAGCTTCTTTCTTTTGGGCGATGCCCGTAAGAACATTACACTGAATGCTGCAATAACTGGCGTATTCGGTTACGAAAGCATTAACCGTGGAGAAGCAATGTTATATGATGGAGCTAAAATATTGAATGAAGATCACTTCATCTATGGAGCAGGCGGACGGCTCTCTTTTGAAATGTACCTATCTGATCGTTTTGTGCTACTCCTACAAGGGCGTACAAAAGTATTTTGGGGTACAGATTTACAACAGTTCCGACCATCAGCAGGAGTCGGATTAAGATTTAACTTTTAA
- a CDS encoding DUF3872 domain-containing protein, with amino-acid sequence MIAIFNKFKIGLLAILISLVTLISCNKDELEIQNDFPFEVKVMPVPKEIANGSTVEIRITILRTGNYSNTQYYLRYFQFDGQGTLAYHDEPPYLPNDLYGLPTEQFRIYYTSTSTVSQSLEVWISDNFGNEKQVSFQFNSSD; translated from the coding sequence ATGATAGCAATATTTAATAAATTCAAGATTGGGCTATTAGCAATCCTGATAAGTTTGGTTACATTGATATCCTGTAATAAAGACGAACTAGAAATACAGAACGATTTTCCATTTGAGGTAAAAGTAATGCCCGTACCCAAAGAAATTGCTAATGGTAGCACAGTGGAGATCAGGATAACTATACTGCGAACAGGTAACTACAGTAACACACAATACTATCTTCGGTACTTTCAGTTTGACGGACAAGGAACCTTGGCATATCATGACGAACCACCGTATTTACCAAACGATTTATATGGACTGCCAACGGAACAATTCAGGATATATTACACTTCTACGTCCACGGTATCACAATCCTTAGAGGTATGGATTTCTGACAATTTCGGAAACGAAAAACAAGTGAGCTTTCAATTTAATAGTAGTGATTAA
- a CDS encoding DUF4134 domain-containing protein, with protein MKKQRKKVLLTATVMLSGIGAFAQGNGTAGITEATQMVTSYFDPATQLIYAIGAVVGLIGGVKVYNKFSSGDPDTSKTAASWFGACIFLIVAATILRSFFL; from the coding sequence ATGAAAAAACAAAGAAAAAAAGTTTTGCTGACAGCTACCGTAATGCTCTCAGGAATCGGTGCATTCGCACAGGGGAATGGTACAGCAGGTATCACGGAAGCTACCCAAATGGTAACCTCTTATTTCGATCCCGCCACACAGCTTATCTACGCTATTGGTGCCGTAGTCGGACTCATCGGAGGTGTTAAAGTGTACAACAAGTTTAGTAGCGGAGATCCCGATACCAGTAAAACGGCGGCATCGTGGTTCGGTGCCTGTATCTTCCTTATTGTAGCTGCTACCATTCTTCGTTCATTCTTCCTTTAA
- a CDS encoding DUF4141 domain-containing protein — protein MKKIMYLVCAVFLFAVAPSAKAQFVVTDPANLASGILNSANEIIQTSSTVSNVVKNFKEVEKVYKQGKEYYDKLQAVNNLVKDARKVQQTVLLVGDVSEMYVQNFGKMMNDPNFSPQELAAIANGYSALLNECTELLKELKQIVSSSSLSLNDKERMDIIDRVYKEVKEYHSLVHYYTSKNISVSILRAKKQNNTQRVLELYGTSNQKYW, from the coding sequence ATGAAAAAAATCATGTATTTGGTGTGTGCGGTATTCCTATTTGCCGTAGCACCATCAGCAAAAGCACAGTTTGTAGTTACCGATCCTGCAAATTTAGCATCAGGTATTCTCAACTCTGCGAATGAAATCATCCAGACCTCTTCCACGGTAAGTAACGTAGTGAAGAATTTTAAGGAGGTCGAAAAGGTATATAAACAAGGGAAAGAATATTACGACAAGTTGCAAGCCGTGAACAACCTTGTTAAAGATGCACGTAAAGTACAACAAACCGTACTCTTAGTAGGTGACGTGTCCGAAATGTATGTACAGAATTTCGGAAAGATGATGAACGATCCGAATTTCTCTCCGCAAGAATTGGCGGCAATTGCCAATGGCTACTCTGCGTTGCTTAATGAATGTACGGAACTACTGAAAGAACTCAAACAGATTGTAAGCTCGTCGAGCCTTTCGTTAAACGACAAAGAGCGAATGGATATTATTGACCGTGTGTACAAGGAAGTAAAGGAATACCACAGCCTGGTACACTACTACACCAGTAAAAACATTTCAGTAAGTATCCTTAGAGCAAAGAAACAGAACAACACCCAAAGAGTACTTGAACTCTATGGAACTTCCAATCAAAAATACTGGTAG
- a CDS encoding DUF4133 domain-containing protein, producing MSNYNINKGIGRTVEFKGLKAQYLFIFAGGLLGTLILVMILYMAGVNSYICLFLGIGGASLIVWQTFSLNQKYGEHGLMKIGAIKRHPRYIICRKPVHRYLKFTAKSTAV from the coding sequence ATGAGTAATTACAACATCAACAAAGGCATTGGAAGAACGGTAGAATTTAAGGGGTTGAAAGCACAATACCTATTCATCTTCGCTGGCGGATTACTTGGGACATTGATCCTAGTCATGATACTTTACATGGCTGGGGTTAATTCTTACATCTGTCTGTTTTTAGGAATTGGTGGTGCTTCGCTAATTGTATGGCAGACCTTTTCACTCAATCAAAAGTACGGGGAACACGGATTGATGAAAATCGGTGCGATAAAACGCCACCCCCGTTACATCATCTGTCGCAAGCCTGTACACCGCTATTTAAAATTCACCGCTAAATCAACCGCCGTATGA
- a CDS encoding ParA family protein → METRKETLKISFSTQKGGVGKSTMTTLLASVLHYRLGFNVLVMDCDFPQHSLTNMRERDKKTIMQNDYHKRAAMKQFQTIDKKAYPIIKCKAENTLEKASEYVSQSAVQPDVIFFDLPGTANTKGVLTTLKTMDFIFSPITADRLVVESTLGFTKAFLQLPKTIEGNEKQELWLFWNQVDGREKTGVYDAYQSVIKELNLPIMETRITDSKRFRKETDDTAGYVFRSSLLPAETQLMKVTKMDLFVEEFLKIAQL, encoded by the coding sequence ATGGAAACAAGAAAAGAAACTTTGAAAATCAGTTTCTCCACCCAGAAAGGCGGTGTGGGAAAATCTACGATGACCACCTTGCTCGCAAGTGTGCTTCACTACCGATTAGGTTTTAACGTATTGGTAATGGATTGTGACTTTCCGCAGCACAGCTTAACTAATATGCGAGAGCGGGATAAGAAGACAATTATGCAGAATGATTACCATAAAAGGGCAGCAATGAAACAGTTCCAAACTATCGACAAAAAAGCATACCCGATTATCAAATGCAAGGCTGAAAATACTTTGGAAAAAGCATCCGAATATGTAAGCCAGTCAGCGGTTCAACCAGACGTTATCTTTTTCGACCTACCGGGGACAGCCAACACCAAAGGTGTATTGACTACATTAAAGACAATGGATTTTATCTTTTCGCCCATTACAGCAGACCGCTTGGTCGTGGAAAGCACATTAGGCTTTACCAAAGCCTTTCTCCAACTTCCAAAAACTATTGAAGGCAACGAGAAACAAGAACTTTGGTTATTCTGGAACCAAGTGGACGGCAGGGAAAAAACAGGTGTATACGATGCCTATCAAAGTGTCATCAAAGAACTCAACCTGCCAATAATGGAAACAAGGATCACGGACAGTAAGCGTTTCCGAAAGGAAACAGACGACACTGCCGGTTATGTATTCAGATCAAGTTTACTTCCTGCCGAAACACAGCTAATGAAAGTAACCAAAATGGATTTGTTTGTCGAAGAATTTTTAAAAATCGCACAACTATAA
- the traM gene encoding conjugative transposon protein TraM encodes MKENENKKTVVRVTEGNQNETADVLQGSTQNKIEKLKKPLIFGLMSVVFLGCMYLIFKPSSDKKEIENVGLNDVVPQATGAGMPADKSKAYEQEMLERKDQEKRDALLSLSDYWTTDEKEETPNQFAEEEENYNYGGNSRGNSNPALNSYRNVQSTLGSFYQDENSETQELRKQLDELKEQLAEKDVPTGVTVDDQLVLMEKSYQMAAKYLPSGTNTTETAPSSIATTPKTSPPTQKEQFVAFTSARKNSVSALYREPTDSVFLANWSDNRNRGFYTAGSTQQVMQPKNSIKACVHETQTIIGESGVRLRLLETAQTPNHTIPKGTILTANAKVQSGRLQLKVTSIELDGNIIPIDITIYDLDGQQGLNVPYSPEMNALTEMAGNMSQTSGTSLMMTNSAGQQIAADLSRGVVQGISGYFSKKVRTPKVTLKAGHQVILVSKK; translated from the coding sequence ATGAAAGAAAATGAGAACAAAAAAACGGTTGTACGGGTAACGGAAGGTAACCAAAACGAAACCGCTGATGTACTGCAAGGCAGTACACAGAACAAAATTGAAAAGCTTAAAAAACCACTGATCTTTGGTTTGATGAGTGTCGTTTTTCTTGGTTGCATGTACCTGATTTTTAAACCGTCGTCCGATAAAAAGGAAATCGAAAACGTTGGTTTAAACGATGTTGTACCACAAGCAACCGGTGCAGGAATGCCTGCCGATAAAAGCAAAGCGTACGAGCAGGAAATGTTAGAACGTAAGGACCAGGAAAAGCGGGATGCGCTATTATCCCTTTCAGATTATTGGACTACCGATGAAAAAGAGGAAACACCCAATCAGTTTGCCGAAGAGGAAGAAAATTATAACTATGGAGGGAACAGCCGTGGAAACAGCAATCCCGCTTTGAATAGTTATCGCAATGTACAAAGTACCTTAGGTTCTTTTTATCAGGATGAAAATTCCGAAACGCAAGAACTCCGTAAGCAATTGGACGAATTAAAAGAGCAATTAGCGGAAAAGGATGTACCTACGGGTGTAACGGTAGATGACCAATTGGTATTAATGGAAAAATCCTACCAGATGGCAGCAAAATACCTTCCTTCGGGTACCAACACAACAGAAACTGCACCATCCAGCATTGCAACTACTCCGAAAACTTCGCCTCCTACACAAAAGGAACAATTTGTGGCATTTACCTCTGCAAGAAAGAACAGCGTATCAGCCTTGTACCGTGAACCTACCGACAGTGTCTTTTTAGCGAATTGGAGTGACAACAGAAACCGAGGTTTCTATACCGCTGGCTCAACACAACAAGTGATGCAACCTAAAAACAGTATCAAAGCTTGTGTACATGAAACGCAAACCATTATTGGTGAAAGTGGCGTTCGTTTACGTTTATTGGAAACTGCCCAAACTCCTAATCATACGATCCCCAAAGGAACCATTTTAACAGCTAACGCTAAGGTTCAGTCGGGGCGCTTGCAACTTAAAGTTACTTCCATAGAATTGGACGGCAATATCATCCCTATTGATATAACCATTTACGATTTGGACGGTCAGCAGGGATTGAATGTACCATACTCGCCTGAAATGAACGCCCTTACTGAAATGGCAGGCAATATGAGCCAAACTTCGGGAACCAGTTTAATGATGACCAATTCAGCTGGACAGCAGATTGCGGCTGATTTAAGCCGTGGGGTAGTGCAGGGAATTTCAGGATACTTTTCCAAAAAAGTGAGAACACCGAAAGTAACTCTAAAGGCTGGACATCAGGTCATCCTTGTATCTAAAAAATAA
- a CDS encoding DUF3408 domain-containing protein, with amino-acid sequence MAKDNKNNAFEKPDVDEDYLMNIISGDEPISPPINNPQQEEPKEIKTKPKEKARSSSSKKVDYEETFLVNRFPSGRNGKVVYIRPEYHERLLRIVQLTREERTTLYSYIDNILEHHFREYGDDITDYFNEHFKPIL; translated from the coding sequence ATGGCTAAGGATAACAAAAACAACGCTTTTGAAAAGCCCGATGTTGATGAGGATTATTTGATGAATATCATAAGTGGTGATGAACCTATTTCTCCACCCATAAATAATCCCCAACAGGAAGAACCAAAGGAAATCAAAACCAAACCGAAAGAAAAAGCCAGAAGCAGTTCATCAAAGAAAGTGGACTACGAGGAAACTTTTTTAGTCAATCGGTTTCCCTCAGGTCGTAACGGTAAGGTCGTTTACATTCGCCCCGAATATCACGAAAGATTGCTCCGCATCGTTCAACTGACTAGAGAAGAAAGAACAACGCTCTACTCTTATATTGATAACATTCTTGAACACCACTTTAGGGAGTACGGGGACGATATCACAGATTATTTCAATGAGCATTTTAAACCCATTTTGTAA
- the traJ gene encoding conjugative transposon protein TraJ, with protein sequence MEFNNLHEVLRSLYDEMIPLSADMAAVAKGIAGLGALFYVAIKVWQALSRAEPIDMYPLLRPFALGICIMFFPTIVLGTINAVLSPVVQGTHSILENQVLDLNDLQAKKDILEREAMLRDPETAYLISNEEFDRKLEELGWSPSDLVTMSGMYLDRFSYQTEQTVKNWFRNLLEILFQAAALVIDTIRTFFLIVLSILGPIAFAISVWDGFQSTLTQWLTRYVSVYLWLPVADLFSAMLAKIQTLIIERDIGMLADPTFIPDTSNTVYVIFMIIGIVGYFTIPTVTGWIIQAGGAGNFTRNVNQTAMKSGNIAGAGAGSAAGNIGGKLMGK encoded by the coding sequence ATGGAATTCAATAACCTTCACGAAGTCCTACGCTCATTGTATGATGAGATGATCCCTCTGTCCGCCGATATGGCGGCAGTGGCTAAAGGTATAGCGGGCTTAGGGGCTTTGTTCTACGTCGCCATTAAAGTATGGCAGGCATTAAGTCGGGCAGAGCCTATTGATATGTACCCATTGCTTCGTCCTTTTGCTTTGGGCATCTGTATTATGTTCTTTCCTACTATTGTGCTCGGAACTATCAATGCCGTATTAAGTCCGGTAGTACAAGGTACTCATTCCATCCTCGAAAATCAGGTACTTGATCTGAACGATTTACAAGCAAAAAAAGATATTCTCGAACGAGAAGCTATGTTGCGAGACCCCGAAACTGCCTATCTGATATCAAACGAAGAGTTCGATAGGAAATTAGAAGAACTGGGCTGGTCGCCCTCTGATTTGGTCACCATGTCAGGAATGTATTTGGATAGATTTTCTTATCAAACAGAACAAACTGTCAAGAATTGGTTTCGTAATCTATTGGAGATCCTTTTTCAAGCAGCAGCTCTAGTCATTGATACCATACGGACGTTTTTTCTAATAGTCCTGTCCATTTTGGGACCAATCGCCTTTGCCATATCGGTATGGGATGGTTTTCAATCGACACTTACACAGTGGCTCACTCGATACGTCAGTGTTTATTTATGGCTGCCTGTAGCAGATTTATTCAGTGCTATGCTTGCCAAGATACAAACCCTGATTATCGAAAGGGATATTGGGATGCTTGCCGATCCGACTTTCATTCCCGATACCTCAAATACTGTTTACGTCATCTTTATGATTATCGGCATTGTGGGATACTTTACCATTCCGACCGTAACAGGCTGGATTATTCAAGCTGGAGGTGCTGGAAACTTTACCCGCAATGTGAACCAAACTGCAATGAAATCAGGAAATATTGCTGGTGCTGGAGCAGGTTCGGCAGCAGGAAATATCGGAGGCAAATTAATGGGAAAATAA
- a CDS encoding TraG family conjugative transposon ATPase, which translates to MRNVAKATTLENKFPLLAVENNCILSKDADITACFEVRLPELFTVASAEYEAIHSAWHKAIKTLPDYTVIHKQDWYIKENYAPDIAGDSLSFLGKSYQQHFNERPFLNHYCYLFLTKTTKDRMRMQSNFSSLCKGTLIPKEIRDKEAIHHFMEAVAQFERIVNDSGFIRLRRLSEDDIIGTDEKQGLLEQYLTLSRDGGTPMQDIALGAEEVRIGNKRLCLHTLSDTDDLPGTVSADTRYEKLSTDRSDCRLSFAAPVGLLLSCNHIYNQYLFLDNSEANLQKFEKSARNMHSLARYSRANQINKEWVEKYLNEAHSFGLSSIRAHFNIMAWSEDPNELKQLKNDCGSALALMECKPRHNTTDVATLYWAGMPGNAGDFPSEESFYTFIEPALCFFTEETNYHNSPSPFGIKMADRLTGKPIHLDISDLPMKRGIITNRNKFILGPSGSGKSFFTNHMVRQYYEQGAHVLLVDTGNSYQGLCELIKGKTKGEDGVYFTYTEDNPIAFNPFYTDDGVFDIEKRESVKTLILTLWKRDDEPPTRSEEVALSNAVSGYIERIRQESIFPSFNGFYEYVQGDYRKVLEEKQVREKDFDIANFLNVLEPYYKGGEYDYLLNSDKQLDLLSKRFIVFEIDAIKDHKILFPIVTIIIMEVFINKMRRLKGIRKLILIEEAWKAIAKEGMAEYIKYLFKTVRKFFGEAIVVTQEVDDIIQSPIVKESIINNSDCKILLDQRKYMNKFDDIQAMLGLTEKEKAQVLSINMNNDPSRLYKEVWIGLGGTHSAVYATEVSTEEYLAYTTEETEKMEVMQLASELDGNVELAIKRIAIERRDKANQ; encoded by the coding sequence ATGAGAAATGTAGCAAAAGCCACTACGTTGGAAAATAAGTTTCCTTTGTTGGCAGTAGAAAATAATTGTATTCTGTCCAAGGATGCAGACATTACCGCTTGTTTTGAAGTACGTTTACCAGAACTGTTCACGGTAGCCTCAGCGGAATATGAAGCGATTCATTCCGCTTGGCATAAAGCGATCAAAACTTTACCTGATTATACAGTCATCCATAAACAAGACTGGTATATCAAGGAAAACTATGCGCCAGATATTGCTGGTGATAGTTTGAGCTTTTTAGGTAAATCCTACCAGCAACATTTCAACGAACGCCCTTTTCTGAACCATTATTGCTATTTGTTCTTGACCAAAACCACCAAAGATCGGATGCGGATGCAAAGCAATTTCTCTTCGCTTTGCAAAGGTACGCTGATACCAAAGGAAATCAGAGATAAGGAAGCGATCCACCATTTTATGGAAGCCGTTGCGCAGTTTGAACGTATCGTGAATGATAGTGGTTTCATAAGACTACGACGTCTAAGCGAAGACGACATCATCGGTACGGATGAAAAACAGGGATTACTCGAACAGTACCTCACCTTGTCAAGAGATGGAGGAACACCCATGCAGGACATCGCACTCGGAGCTGAAGAAGTTCGTATCGGAAACAAAAGATTGTGCTTGCACACCTTGTCCGATACGGACGACCTGCCTGGAACAGTATCAGCGGATACCCGTTACGAAAAATTATCTACTGATCGAAGTGATTGTCGTTTGTCGTTCGCTGCTCCTGTGGGATTGCTGTTAAGTTGTAATCACATTTATAACCAATATTTATTCTTGGATAACAGCGAAGCCAATCTACAAAAGTTTGAAAAATCCGCAAGGAATATGCACTCTTTAGCTCGATACAGTCGAGCAAACCAAATCAACAAAGAGTGGGTAGAAAAGTATCTGAACGAAGCCCATTCGTTTGGTCTTTCTTCCATTCGAGCACATTTCAATATCATGGCTTGGTCGGAAGATCCGAACGAACTCAAACAGCTAAAAAACGATTGCGGTAGTGCTTTAGCATTGATGGAATGCAAACCCAGACACAACACTACTGACGTAGCCACTTTATATTGGGCAGGAATGCCAGGCAATGCCGGTGATTTTCCGAGTGAAGAGAGTTTCTATACGTTCATTGAACCAGCTTTGTGCTTCTTTACCGAAGAAACGAATTACCACAACTCGCCCTCTCCTTTCGGTATCAAGATGGCTGATCGATTAACTGGGAAACCCATCCATTTGGATATATCGGATTTACCAATGAAGCGTGGAATTATTACGAACCGCAACAAGTTTATATTGGGGCCGTCAGGTTCAGGAAAATCATTTTTCACGAATCACATGGTGCGTCAGTATTATGAACAAGGTGCGCACGTCTTGTTAGTAGATACAGGAAATTCGTATCAAGGATTATGTGAACTCATCAAAGGTAAAACCAAAGGCGAAGACGGGGTTTACTTCACCTATACCGAAGATAATCCAATTGCATTCAACCCCTTTTATACGGATGATGGAGTGTTCGACATTGAGAAACGGGAAAGTGTTAAAACACTCATCTTAACCTTATGGAAAAGAGATGATGAACCACCGACTCGCTCTGAAGAAGTTGCCCTTTCCAATGCCGTAAGTGGTTACATTGAACGCATTAGACAGGAGTCTATTTTTCCGTCATTCAATGGTTTCTATGAGTATGTACAAGGCGACTATCGTAAGGTACTTGAAGAAAAACAGGTTCGTGAGAAAGACTTTGACATTGCAAATTTCCTTAATGTATTAGAGCCTTATTACAAAGGTGGTGAGTACGATTATCTGCTCAATTCTGATAAACAGTTAGACCTGCTTTCCAAACGCTTCATCGTTTTTGAGATTGATGCAATCAAGGATCATAAAATTCTATTCCCCATCGTGACCATCATCATTATGGAGGTCTTCATCAATAAGATGCGTCGCTTAAAAGGTATCCGTAAACTCATCCTAATCGAAGAAGCTTGGAAGGCCATTGCAAAAGAAGGAATGGCAGAATACATAAAGTACCTTTTTAAAACCGTTAGAAAGTTTTTTGGCGAAGCCATCGTGGTAACTCAGGAAGTGGATGACATCATCCAGTCTCCCATTGTAAAAGAAAGTATCATCAACAACTCCGATTGTAAAATCCTGCTCGATCAGCGCAAATACATGAACAAGTTTGATGATATACAAGCAATGCTCGGCTTAACTGAAAAAGAAAAGGCACAGGTACTTTCCATCAATATGAATAACGATCCCTCACGACTTTACAAGGAAGTATGGATTGGATTGGGTGGAACGCATTCTGCGGTGTATGCGACAGAGGTTAGTACGGAAGAATATCTCGCCTATACCACCGAAGAAACTGAGAAAATGGAAGTGATGCAGTTAGCATCAGAACTAGACGGCAATGTAGAACTCGCCATTAAACGGATCGCCATCGAGCGACGTGATAAAGCAAATCAATAG
- the traK gene encoding conjugative transposon protein TraK — translation MEFKTLRNIENSFRQIRLYALVFAVLCISVVGYTVWNSYRFAEEQRQKVYVLDNGKSLMLALSQDASINRPVEAREHVRRFHELFFTLAPDKNAIESNMKRAFNLADKSAFDYYKDLSEKGYYGRIISGNVQQRIEVDSVVCNFDTYPYAVRTYAKQFIIRSSNVTKRNLITTCYLVNSVRSDNNPQGFNIERFAVIENKDIEVIER, via the coding sequence ATGGAATTTAAAACATTAAGAAATATCGAAAACAGTTTTCGCCAAATCAGGCTGTATGCCCTTGTATTTGCCGTACTCTGCATAAGCGTGGTAGGATATACCGTATGGAATTCCTACCGCTTTGCAGAAGAACAACGCCAAAAAGTCTATGTACTTGACAATGGTAAATCGTTGATGTTAGCACTTTCACAGGATGCGTCCATCAACCGTCCCGTAGAAGCAAGGGAACACGTCAGACGTTTTCATGAACTATTCTTTACGCTTGCACCCGATAAGAATGCTATCGAAAGCAACATGAAACGAGCATTCAATCTTGCTGATAAAAGTGCCTTTGATTACTACAAAGACCTTTCAGAAAAGGGCTATTACGGTCGTATCATATCAGGGAACGTGCAACAGCGCATTGAGGTAGATAGCGTGGTATGCAATTTCGACACTTATCCTTATGCCGTACGAACCTATGCCAAACAATTCATTATCCGTTCTAGCAATGTAACCAAACGCAATCTGATCACTACCTGCTATCTGGTCAACTCCGTCCGTTCCGACAACAATCCACAGGGCTTCAATATCGAAAGATTTGCAGTGATAGAGAATAAGGATATAGAAGTTATTGAACGCTAA
- the traN gene encoding conjugative transposon protein TraN has product MKNHLKTFWAIALILGFAVQSYAQNSMRTPLAMGKIEPYRLEVSYDKTSHLIFPTAIRYVDLGSDYLIAGKAEDAENVLRVKASVRDFETETNFSVITNDGRFYGFNVHYSSYPEALSYNLLTMQKEVDKANGNDVLFEELGSSSPSLAGLLLETIFKEDKRIVKHIGAKSFGIQFLLKGIYIHNGKYYFHTELGNRTNVPFQIDFINFKIVDKKVAKRTVVQERPIIPLRTYKPLNEIGGKTIDQNVFLLDQFTIADDKVLLIEIFEKNGGRHQSLEIENSDLIKARLINDMHLKF; this is encoded by the coding sequence ATGAAAAATCATTTAAAAACCTTTTGGGCAATTGCCCTGATACTCGGCTTTGCCGTACAATCTTATGCGCAAAACAGCATGAGAACACCACTTGCAATGGGCAAGATTGAACCCTATCGTTTAGAAGTTTCCTATGATAAAACTTCGCACCTAATTTTCCCGACCGCTATAAGATACGTGGACTTGGGAAGTGACTACCTGATTGCAGGGAAAGCGGAAGATGCAGAAAATGTATTGCGTGTAAAAGCTTCGGTAAGGGATTTTGAGACTGAAACTAATTTTTCGGTCATTACAAATGATGGGCGCTTTTACGGCTTTAATGTACATTACAGTTCCTATCCGGAGGCATTGAGCTACAATCTACTGACAATGCAGAAGGAAGTAGACAAAGCCAATGGAAACGATGTTCTTTTCGAAGAGTTAGGTAGCAGTTCACCGTCATTAGCAGGCTTGCTTTTGGAAACAATATTCAAGGAAGACAAACGTATTGTAAAGCATATCGGGGCTAAAAGTTTCGGCATTCAGTTTCTCTTAAAAGGAATTTACATTCATAACGGAAAATACTACTTCCATACGGAATTAGGAAATCGCACCAATGTTCCTTTCCAAATTGACTTTATTAATTTCAAGATAGTGGATAAAAAGGTTGCCAAACGTACGGTAGTACAAGAAAGACCAATAATTCCACTACGTACTTACAAGCCATTGAATGAAATTGGTGGAAAAACAATCGATCAAAACGTATTTCTATTGGATCAGTTTACGATTGCCGATGACAAGGTGCTCCTGATTGAGATTTTCGAAAAGAATGGAGGTAGACATCAATCGCTTGAGATAGAGAATTCAGATCTGATTAAGGCTCGTTTGATTAACGATATGCACTTGAAATTTTAA